In the Daphnia pulicaria isolate SC F1-1A chromosome 2, SC_F0-13Bv2, whole genome shotgun sequence genome, one interval contains:
- the LOC124327665 gene encoding zinc finger MYM-type protein 1-like, with protein MSGKGEKKKGVEERMRVKTVGAHIESGCQKRAKRDKHDQFVKTLPKLTKFYSRPTSSTPTPEPIASSSTSNARDSEKSADDIDLSISPIVDSDNGADSDDSSDDTMSLSSVYSNASRPCSTLVNVSDSECALVNLDCNQSSDPGLWLLPFSSELVDFWIEKGPIACQNNDGAFLKSKRVYNAKGKKVNRKLNADSFKRKLPNGEIVARDWLIYSPSLGCVYCFVCVLFSKEENQFCKGFADWKHASTMLDGCHEKSSHHVKCIRTYIERNSLSRVRRVDCELVKQYEKERNYWIQVLERIVATIKFLANRGLGFRGDDEIIGSTRNGNYLGTLELIAQFDPFLNEHIKKYGNAGRGIPSYLSSTICNEFIDVMGQKVLKIIVAEIQERKYFSISVDSTPDVTHVDQLTFTFRYVKQDGPVERFVKFIPIARHTGEYLAGCILKFLETYKINVMDCRGQSYDNASNMSGQYNRLQARIKAVNEKAEYVPCGGHSLNLIGLKAAECCFVVVAFSASMEYFV; from the exons ATGTCTGGCAagggtgaaaagaaaaaaggagtcgAAGAAAGAATGAGAGTGAAAACAGTTGGTGCTCACATAGAAAGTGGGTGTCAAAAACGTGCAAAGAGGGATAAACATGATCAGTTTGTAAAAACTCTGCCAAAACTGactaaattttactctcgtccCACTTCATCTACGCCTACACCTGAACCTATAGCCTCCAGTTCAACGAGCAACGCCCGAGATTCTGAGAAGTCAGCCGATGATATTGATTTATCAATATCACCTATCGTGGATAGTGATAATGGAGCCGATAGTGATGATTCATCTGACGACACGATGTCTCTTTCAAGTGTTTATTCTAATGCTAGTCGCCCGTGTTCCACTCTTGTCAACGTGTCCGACTCGGAATGTGCTTTAGtgaatttggattgtaatCAATCATCTGATCCCGGCTTGTGGCTTCTGCCCTTTTCATCCGAACTAGTTGACTTTTGGATTGAAAAGGGTCCGATTGCTTGTCAAAACAATGACGGTGCTTTCTTGAAATCAAAGCGAGTTTACAACGCCAAAGGCAAAAAGGTAAATCGTAAACTAAATGCCGATtcgttcaaaagaaaattaccaAATGGAGAAATTGTGGCTAGAGATTGGTTAATCTACTCGCCATCGCTAGGATGTGTTTACTGTTTTGTGTGCGTTCTATTttctaaagaagaaaaccagTTTTGTAAAGGATTTGCCGACTGGAAACACGCTTCGACTATGCTTGATGGATGTCACGAAAAAAGTTCTCACCACGTCAAGTGTATCCGCACTTACATCGAACGCAACTCACTTTCAAGAGTACGTCGTGTCGATTGTGAATTAGTTAAACAGTatgaaaaagaacgaaattaTTGGATTCAAGTTCTCGAACGAATTGTTGCAACGATAAAATTTTTGGCTAATCGAGGACTCGGCTTTCGTGGTGACGATGAAATAATAGGTTCCACTCGCAATGGAAATTACCTTGGAACTTTGGAACTGATAGCTCAATTTGATCCCTTCTTAAATGAGCATATCAAGAAATATGGAAATGCAGGCCGTGGGATTCCCTCTTATTTATCGTCGACCATCTGTAATGAGTTTATTGATGTTATGGGACAAAAAGTGTTGAAAATTATCGTAGCAGAAATTCAAGAAAGGAAGTACTTTTCAATAAGTGTTGACTCTACCCCAGACGTAACTCACGTCGATCAGTTAACTTTCACCTTCCGCTACGTGAAACAAGATGGACCAGTTGAGCGATTTGTTAAGTTTATTCCGATTGCTCGTCACACTGGCGAATATCTGGCCGGTTgtatcttgaaatttttagagACCTACAAAATTAATGTGATGGACTGTCGAGGACAGTCGTATGACAATGCATCCAATATGTCGGGCCAGTACAACAGGCTGCAGGCTCGCATCAAAGCGGTTAATGAAAAAGCGGAATATGTGCCGTGTGGTGGACATTCTCTCAATTTGATTGGATTAAAAGCGGCAGAGTGTTGCTTCGTCGTCGTggc CTTCTCCGCATCGATGGAATATTTTGTGTAA
- the LOC124327863 gene encoding sodium/calcium exchanger 3-like isoform X2: MTRNNGTLDDYTCSNALLLPLISEFTWSIEVRAFLYLFGLLYCFTGVAIIADIFMGAIEKITSTTRKVYLSRGESQEPEVIEVRIWNDTVANLTLMALGSSAPEILLSIIEIVGNNFESGSLGPGTIVGSAAFNLMGISAVCVAAIPGVESRQIKGLKVFAITAVFSILAYLWLIFVLMGVSKNVVEVWEAVVTFLLFPILVYLAYLADKGFPWNKSRVSATTANGKQIELGSIQPVEAMVDGLTLTKDGQVDPNELAKWVRQASRMGLTGEDAAKLAAYKLITSKEHSRAWYRIGATRIFSGSKKIQPQLSIKLREVYDAINENPDAVNLSPLIETVPQNKAIIEFHAIACAVPESVGRFPITIVRTGKTDNSVSVRVETIDGSAVGGQDFVTFNQVIQFEAGELEKIVTMEIIDDNQYEPDEQFYIKLSLTGTKAIKQKDVMLGRISIMEVTVLNDDDPGTITFEERGILVKESVGVAQVPVLRKNGADGEVSVRWRTIDKNAVSGKAYIGGEGCLVFKHSEMKRVIEIPISNDMMPEKDECFEVELSDPTGGAVLGSITKLAVTITNDEEFNSVLNRLADMTTANVDSMEVHHSTWTSQIKDAMNVNGGDIENATTSDYVMHFLTFGWKLLFAFVPPAGIWGGWLSFFVSLVVIGALTAIVGDLASIFGCLVGLDDAVTAITFVALGTSLPDLFASRAAAMNEKYADNAIGNVTGSNSVNVFLGLGLPWLIASIYHASNGNEFKVEAGSLGFSITVFTITAVLSLALLVTRRCSAACGRGELGGPLGTRYASAIFLLLLWMAYVLLSSLETYGHITGF, from the exons atgacGCGAAATAATGGGACACTGGATGACTACACGTGCTCAAACGCACTGCTGTTGCCGTTGATCAGCGAATTCACTTGGTCAATCGAGGTGCGGGCATTTCTCTATTTGTTCGGCCTCCTCTACTGCTTCACGGGTGTGGCCATTATCGCCGACATCTTTATGGGCGCCATCGAGAAAATCACGTCCACAACTCGCAAG GTGTATTTGTCGAGAGGTGAGTCGCAAGAACCCGAAGTCATTGAAGTGCGGATTTGGAATGACACGGTAGCCAATTTGACGCTAATGGCTCTCGGCTCATCGGCACCTGAAATCTTACTCTCAATTATAG agaTTGTCGGCAACAACTTTGAGTCGGGGTCTTTGGGTCCCGGCACCATTGTCGGATCGGCCGCCTTCAATTTGATGGGAATCAGCGCCGTCTGTGTGGCCGCCATTCCCGGCGTCGAATCACGCCAAATCAAAG GGCTGAAAGTGTTCGCCATCACGGCAGTTTTCAGCATATTGGCCTACCTCTGGCTGATTTTCGTTCTGATGGGAGTCAGCAAGAATGTG GTGGAAGTGTGGGAGGCGGTGGTGACTTTCCTCCTCTTTCCCATTCTGGTTTACCTGGCGTATTTGGCCGATAAAGGATTCCCGTGGAACAAGTCACGTGTCAGCGCCACGACCGCAAACGGCAAGCAAATTGAGCTTGGCTCCATCCAGCCCG TGGAAGCCATGGTGGATGGACTTACTCTCACCAAAGACGGACAGGTGGACCCCAACGAGCTGGCCAAATGGGTCAGACAAGCCTCGCGCATGGGACTCACCGGAGAAGATGCTGCCAAACTCGCCGCATACAA GTTAATTACGAGCAAAGAACATTCCCGTGCTTGGTACCGAATTGGAGCCACCCGCATTTTCTCCGGCAGCAAGAAAATTCAACCGCAACTGAGTATCAAACTCAGAGAG gtttaCGACGCCATCAATGAAAACCCGGACGCTGTAAACCTGAGCCCGTTAATCGAAACCGTCCCGCAGAACAAAGCAATCATCGAATTCCACGCGATCGCCTGTGCAg TACCTGAAAGCGTCGGACGGTTTCCCATCACCATCGTGCGTACCGGAAAGACGGACAACTCCGTGTCTGTGAG GGTCGAAACAATTGATGGCAGTGCGGTTGGAGGACAAGATTTTGTGACGTTCAACCAAGTAATCCAATTTGAGGCCGGTGAACTTGAGAAAATA gTAACGATGGAGATTATAGATGACAACCAGTACGAACCCGATGAGCAGTTTTACATCAAGTTGAGCTTAACAGGGACCAAAGCGATCAAGCAAAAGGATGTCATGCTCGGTCGCATTTCAATCATGGAAGTCACCGTCTTGAACGATGATG ATCCTGGCACTATTACATTTGAAGAAAGAGGCATTCTCGTTAAAGAATCGGTGGGCGTAGCCCAAGTGCCTGTTTTACGTAAAAATGGCGCTGACGGAGAGGTTAGCGTTCGTTGGCGAACAATTG ACAAAAATGCCGTCAGCGGTAAGGCCTACATAGGAGGGGAGGGCTGTTTGGTTTTCAAGCACTCCGAG aTGAAACGTGTGATTGAAATCCCAATTTCAAATGACATGATGCCGGAAAAAGATGAATGTTTCGAAGTAGAATTATCCGATCCTACTGGTGGCGCCGTTCTTGGATCTATTACCAAATTGGCTGTTACCATCACGAACGACGAAG AGTTCAATTCGGTACTCAACCGCTTAGCGGATATGACCACCGCCAATGTGGATTCGATGGAAGTGCATCACAGTACTTGGACCAGTCAGATCAAAGAT GCCATGAATGTAAACGGCGGTGATATTGAGAACGCTACTACTTCTGACTACGTTATGCACTTTTTAACATTTGGATGGAAG cTTTTGTTTGCGTTCGTCCCACCAGCTGGAATTTGGGGCGGCTGGTTATCGTTCTTTGTTTCGTTAGTTGTCATTGGTGCACTGACTGCAATTGTGGGTGACCTGGCCAGTATTTTCGGATGCCTTGTAGGACTTGATGACGCCGTCACAG CCATCACTTTCGTGGCTCTGGGAACATCTCTGCCGGATCTCTTTGCAAGTCGGGCTGCTGCTATGAACGAGAAATATGCGGATAATGCCATCGGAAACGTAACCGGAAGTAATTCTGTCAACGTTTTCCTTGGCCTCGGTTTACCTTGGCTAATCGCGAGCATATACCACGCGTCAAAC GGAAATGAATTCAAGGTGGAAGCCGGAAGTCTGGGATTTTCCATTACCGTTTTCACAATCACTGCAGTTTTGTCGCTAGCGCTGTTGGTAACGCGGAG ATGCTCAGCTGCATGTGGGCGTGGTGAACTGGGGGGTCCACTCGGAACCCGCTACGCTTCGGCCATCTTTCTGTTATTGCTTTGGATGGCTTACGTACTTCTCTCGTCTCTAGAGACTTACGGACACATTACAGGCTTCTAA
- the LOC124327863 gene encoding sodium/calcium exchanger 2-like isoform X1: protein MTRNNGTLDDYTCSNALLLPLISEFTWSIEVRAFLYLFGLLYCFTGVAIIADIFMGAIEKITSTTRKVYLSRGESQEPEVIEVRIWNDTVANLTLMALGSSAPEILLSIIEIVGNNFESGSLGPGTIVGSAAFNLMGISAVCVAAIPGVESRQIKGLKVFAITAVFSILAYLWLIFVLMGVSKNVVEVWEAVVTFLLFPILVYLAYLADKGFPWNKSRVSATTANGKQIELGSIQPGELEAMVDGLTLTKDGQVDPNELAKWVRQASRMGLTGEDAAKLAAYKLITSKEHSRAWYRIGATRIFSGSKKIQPQLSIKLREVYDAINENPDAVNLSPLIETVPQNKAIIEFHAIACAVPESVGRFPITIVRTGKTDNSVSVRVETIDGSAVGGQDFVTFNQVIQFEAGELEKIVTMEIIDDNQYEPDEQFYIKLSLTGTKAIKQKDVMLGRISIMEVTVLNDDDPGTITFEERGILVKESVGVAQVPVLRKNGADGEVSVRWRTIDKNAVSGKAYIGGEGCLVFKHSEMKRVIEIPISNDMMPEKDECFEVELSDPTGGAVLGSITKLAVTITNDEEFNSVLNRLADMTTANVDSMEVHHSTWTSQIKDAMNVNGGDIENATTSDYVMHFLTFGWKLLFAFVPPAGIWGGWLSFFVSLVVIGALTAIVGDLASIFGCLVGLDDAVTAITFVALGTSLPDLFASRAAAMNEKYADNAIGNVTGSNSVNVFLGLGLPWLIASIYHASNGNEFKVEAGSLGFSITVFTITAVLSLALLVTRRCSAACGRGELGGPLGTRYASAIFLLLLWMAYVLLSSLETYGHITGF from the exons atgacGCGAAATAATGGGACACTGGATGACTACACGTGCTCAAACGCACTGCTGTTGCCGTTGATCAGCGAATTCACTTGGTCAATCGAGGTGCGGGCATTTCTCTATTTGTTCGGCCTCCTCTACTGCTTCACGGGTGTGGCCATTATCGCCGACATCTTTATGGGCGCCATCGAGAAAATCACGTCCACAACTCGCAAG GTGTATTTGTCGAGAGGTGAGTCGCAAGAACCCGAAGTCATTGAAGTGCGGATTTGGAATGACACGGTAGCCAATTTGACGCTAATGGCTCTCGGCTCATCGGCACCTGAAATCTTACTCTCAATTATAG agaTTGTCGGCAACAACTTTGAGTCGGGGTCTTTGGGTCCCGGCACCATTGTCGGATCGGCCGCCTTCAATTTGATGGGAATCAGCGCCGTCTGTGTGGCCGCCATTCCCGGCGTCGAATCACGCCAAATCAAAG GGCTGAAAGTGTTCGCCATCACGGCAGTTTTCAGCATATTGGCCTACCTCTGGCTGATTTTCGTTCTGATGGGAGTCAGCAAGAATGTG GTGGAAGTGTGGGAGGCGGTGGTGACTTTCCTCCTCTTTCCCATTCTGGTTTACCTGGCGTATTTGGCCGATAAAGGATTCCCGTGGAACAAGTCACGTGTCAGCGCCACGACCGCAAACGGCAAGCAAATTGAGCTTGGCTCCATCCAGCCCGGTGAGT TGGAAGCCATGGTGGATGGACTTACTCTCACCAAAGACGGACAGGTGGACCCCAACGAGCTGGCCAAATGGGTCAGACAAGCCTCGCGCATGGGACTCACCGGAGAAGATGCTGCCAAACTCGCCGCATACAA GTTAATTACGAGCAAAGAACATTCCCGTGCTTGGTACCGAATTGGAGCCACCCGCATTTTCTCCGGCAGCAAGAAAATTCAACCGCAACTGAGTATCAAACTCAGAGAG gtttaCGACGCCATCAATGAAAACCCGGACGCTGTAAACCTGAGCCCGTTAATCGAAACCGTCCCGCAGAACAAAGCAATCATCGAATTCCACGCGATCGCCTGTGCAg TACCTGAAAGCGTCGGACGGTTTCCCATCACCATCGTGCGTACCGGAAAGACGGACAACTCCGTGTCTGTGAG GGTCGAAACAATTGATGGCAGTGCGGTTGGAGGACAAGATTTTGTGACGTTCAACCAAGTAATCCAATTTGAGGCCGGTGAACTTGAGAAAATA gTAACGATGGAGATTATAGATGACAACCAGTACGAACCCGATGAGCAGTTTTACATCAAGTTGAGCTTAACAGGGACCAAAGCGATCAAGCAAAAGGATGTCATGCTCGGTCGCATTTCAATCATGGAAGTCACCGTCTTGAACGATGATG ATCCTGGCACTATTACATTTGAAGAAAGAGGCATTCTCGTTAAAGAATCGGTGGGCGTAGCCCAAGTGCCTGTTTTACGTAAAAATGGCGCTGACGGAGAGGTTAGCGTTCGTTGGCGAACAATTG ACAAAAATGCCGTCAGCGGTAAGGCCTACATAGGAGGGGAGGGCTGTTTGGTTTTCAAGCACTCCGAG aTGAAACGTGTGATTGAAATCCCAATTTCAAATGACATGATGCCGGAAAAAGATGAATGTTTCGAAGTAGAATTATCCGATCCTACTGGTGGCGCCGTTCTTGGATCTATTACCAAATTGGCTGTTACCATCACGAACGACGAAG AGTTCAATTCGGTACTCAACCGCTTAGCGGATATGACCACCGCCAATGTGGATTCGATGGAAGTGCATCACAGTACTTGGACCAGTCAGATCAAAGAT GCCATGAATGTAAACGGCGGTGATATTGAGAACGCTACTACTTCTGACTACGTTATGCACTTTTTAACATTTGGATGGAAG cTTTTGTTTGCGTTCGTCCCACCAGCTGGAATTTGGGGCGGCTGGTTATCGTTCTTTGTTTCGTTAGTTGTCATTGGTGCACTGACTGCAATTGTGGGTGACCTGGCCAGTATTTTCGGATGCCTTGTAGGACTTGATGACGCCGTCACAG CCATCACTTTCGTGGCTCTGGGAACATCTCTGCCGGATCTCTTTGCAAGTCGGGCTGCTGCTATGAACGAGAAATATGCGGATAATGCCATCGGAAACGTAACCGGAAGTAATTCTGTCAACGTTTTCCTTGGCCTCGGTTTACCTTGGCTAATCGCGAGCATATACCACGCGTCAAAC GGAAATGAATTCAAGGTGGAAGCCGGAAGTCTGGGATTTTCCATTACCGTTTTCACAATCACTGCAGTTTTGTCGCTAGCGCTGTTGGTAACGCGGAG ATGCTCAGCTGCATGTGGGCGTGGTGAACTGGGGGGTCCACTCGGAACCCGCTACGCTTCGGCCATCTTTCTGTTATTGCTTTGGATGGCTTACGTACTTCTCTCGTCTCTAGAGACTTACGGACACATTACAGGCTTCTAA